A part of Numenius arquata chromosome 2, bNumArq3.hap1.1, whole genome shotgun sequence genomic DNA contains:
- the DMC1 gene encoding meiotic recombination protein DMC1/LIM15 homolog, with the protein MMKATDDQVVQEEPGYQDDEESFFQDIDLLQKHGINVADIKKLKSVGICTIKGIQMTTRRALCNVKGLSEAKVDKIKEAANKLIEPGFLTAFEYSEKRKMVFHITTGSQEFDKLLGGGIESMAITEAFGEFRTGKTQLSHTLCVTAQLPGPNGYTGGKIIFIDTENTFRPDRLRDIADRFNLDHDAVLDNVLYARAYTSEHQMELLDYVAAKFHEEAGIFKLLIIDSIMALFRVDFSGRGELAERQQKLAQMLSRLQKISEEYNVAVFVTNQMTADPGATMTFQADPKKPIGGHILAHASTTRISLRKGRGELRIAKIYDSPEMPENEATFAITAGGIGDAKE; encoded by the exons ATGATGAAGGCCACGGACGATCAAGTTGTCCAAGAAGAACCAGGATACCAGGATGATGAG GAATCCTTTTTTCAGGATATTGACCTGCTACAGAAGCATGGAATT AACGTAGCAGATATTAAAAAACTGAAATCAGTTGGGATCTGCACTATCAAGGGCATCCAGATGACCACAAGGCGGGCACTGTGCAATGTGAAAGGGCTTTCAGAAGCCAAAGTGGACAAGATTAAAGAAGCCGCAAACAAGCTTATT GAACCAGGCTTCCTGACCGCCTTTGAGTACAGTGAAAAACGGAAGATGGTATTTCATATTACCACTGGCAGCCAGGAATTTGA tAAACTTCTGGGTGGTGGAATTGAAAGCATGGCAATCACTGAGGCCTTTGGAG AGTTCCGGACAGGAAAAACCCAGCTCTCTCACACCCTTTGTG TGACAGCTCAGCTTCCAGGACCAAACGGCTACACAGGTGGAAAGATTATCTTCATTGATACTGAAAACACTTT CCGACCAGACCGTCTTCGTGACATTGCTGATCGCTTCAACCTTGACCACGATGCAGTACTTGACAACGTGCTGTATGCACGTGCATATACCA GTGAGCACCAGATGGAATTGCTTGACTATGTAGCAGCCAAGTTCCATGAGGAAGCTGGTATCTTCAAGCTATTG ATCATTGACTCCATAATGGCACTTTTCCGTGTGGATTTCAGTGGTCGTGGAGAGTTGGCTGAACGACAACAGAAACTGGCTCAGATGCTGTCAAGGCTCCAAAAAATATCAGAAG AATATAATGTGGCTGTGTTTGTGACCAACCAGATGACTGCTGATCCAGGAGCAACTATGAC CTTTCAGGCGGACCCAAAAAAGCCCATTGGGGGCCACATCCTCGCTCACGCTTCGACTACCAGGATTAGCctgaggaaagggagaggggagctgCGTATTGCAAAGATATACGACAG ccCCGAGATGCCTGAAAACGAAGCCACATTTGCAATAACTGCTGGAGGGATTGGAGATGCCAAAGAATAG